The genomic interval CGATTTCAGAATTCTGGGCATATCAGCCATCGTTGCATCATATCCCTGTTTAATCAATTCGGCAACAGGATTGAAATTACTGGAGTTGAAGTCCCGGAGATCGGGCTGGATATAGATTCCATTTTTACCAACTAAGGTAGAGTCTGATTTAGACAAAAACATGAATAACATCAACCTGTTGATCAGACGCTCATCTCCGGTTTTTGGATACTCCTTGAAGTTTTTGGAAGAGACATTTGCTCCGATAATATAGTCGGGCTTGAACTCTTTTTGCATGACATCAGCAGGGAAGTTGTTATATAAGCCGCCGTCAAATACATATTTATTATCCAGTTTAATCGGTCTGTAGATCATGGGGACGGTCATCGTTGCTCTTACAGCCTCGGCCAGACTACCACTTTTTACCGAGATACTGGTTTGTGAAAAGATATCAGATACCATACAGCGGTAAGGCACAAAGAGGTTGTTGAAGTTATCTTTGGCTATTGCCGATGCTTGTGATAACAATTCAATTAACGCGAAGTTTAAAGGGATGTCATTCACCAGGTTAGACCGGAAGTTTACCCTTAAAGCCGTGTCAACAGAAAGTTTAGCAGTAATCAAAGAAGCATTGCTGCTGCTTTTCTGAAAGAAGAAACTATAATCACTTTTAAACCTGCCGCTTACCCAGTCCTGAAAATCAGTGGTGAGTGCTATCTTTTCAATTTGTTCGGGAGAATAACCAGCTGCATAAAGCGCGCCTACAATCCCGCCCATAGAAGTTCCGGTGATATAGTCAATCGGAATGTGATTTTCTTCGAGTGCTTTCAGCGTTCCGATATGTGCCAGGCCTTTAGCCCCGCCTCCGCTGAGGACTAGTCCAACCTTTTGCGCATTGGCCTGAAATGTGCAAAAACAGAGTAAACCAAGAAAGATTTTCTTTAAGCAGATCACTTTCCTAAATTACAGGTTTTCTTTTAGAAGCGCTAGTTTAACACGTAAATATTATAAGTCAGGAGGGTTGCAAAACTCACCCACAAAAAATAAGGGATATAAAGTAAGCCTGCGGTTTTGTCGATTTTGTAGAAAACCAGGCCATTCACCAGGATCGCGGCAAGCAAGAAGAACAGCTCAATCAGCGCAGCACCAATTAGCTGATGGTAAAAGAATAAATATGACCAGCATAAATTCAGTATCAGCTGGATAAAGTAAAATGCGATCGTTCTTGGCAGATGGATGATTTGTGCTCTTTTATTCCAGACCAGGTAAGCAGAAACTCCGATCAGGATAAATAATAACGACCATACCGGGCCAAATAACCAATCAGGAGGGTTGAACGCTGGTTTTTCCAGGAAAGGATACCATGTTTTGATTGTCTTTTGCGTAATGTACCCGCCTATGGCACCAAAAGCTAGAGGAATCAGTATATTAACCAGGAACGGAACGAATTTAAAGCGATTTTCGGTGCTTGTCATGTACAAGTATTTATTTTCCTTCTGCTCAATAATCATGCCCGTCAGGTTTGTCTGTTTTATAAAAAAAGCTAAATTGCAATCAAAAAAACAGCATGACAGCATATAAGCCCGTTGCAAGCTCCCAGGTTACTTTAACAGAGCTGATGATTCCTTCTTACTCAAATTTCGGAGGTAAAATACACGGAGGGATTATCCTTGGCTTAATGGATAAAGTGGCCTACGTTTGTGCTGCAAAACATGCCGATGGATACTGTATTACGGCTTCTATTGATGTGGTTGATTTTCTTGCTCCGGTAGAAGTAGGAGAGATTGTTTCTTTGATGGCTTCAGTAAATTATGTAGGAAGCAGTTCTATGATTATCGGTATCCGGGTCGTTTCAGAAAATCTTAAAACACATGTCATCAAGCATACCAATACCAGCTATTTTACGATGGTGGCTATCGGTGAAGATAACAAGCCAAAACAAGTTCCTGCGCTGCTGTTGAAAAACAGGGAAGATATCAGGCGTTTCTTTCAGGCGAAGAACAGGAAAGAGCTGAAGAATACTTATAAAAAAGATGAGGCCATGTTAAAACAAACCGCTTATGAACACCATAGCTTTATGGATGCTTTGAGCAGGGAACGTTGTAAAGTTGAACTGGATTAATCTGGCAATTTAGTCCCTGACAACGGTTACGCTGATCCCTTTATTCTCCATTAATTTAACCAGGGCTGGCGATATGCCGTCATCCGTAATTACATGTTGAATCTGATCCAGAGAACAGATCTTTCCTAAGCCTCTTTTGCCCATTTTCGAGCTGTCTGCCAGTACAACTGTAATCTGCGCAGCATTCATCATCTTCTGATTCAGACGTGCCTCCATCAGGCTGGTTGTAGTCAGCCCGGTTTCAATATCAATCCCGTCTACCCCTAAAAATAATATGCTGCAGGACACATCTTCTAAAATCTGTTCCGCATAAGGACCCATTACTGAGGATGAGTTTTGTCTTAACTGACCGCCGAGCTGTAAAACCTCTACATGTAAATGGTGAGATAATTCAAGAGCTACGTTGAGTGCTGAGGTCACTACAGTAAGGTGTTTCTCGGGATGTATAGCTCTGGCTAAAGCTAACATGGAAGTTCCGGAAGCAATAATGATAGAATCATTGTGACCAATCATATCGGCAGCAGCTTTAGCAATCTGCTTTTTTTTATCCGCATGGATCTGCTCTTTTTCCGCAACTGGTTTATCATTGGTATAGGGGTTTGTTTTGGAGCCTCCTCCATGCGTGCGGAAAAGTAATTTCTTATCTTCCAGGAGCTTCAGATCTTTTCTGATGGTAACATCAGAAACTCTCATTTGTGTGCTGAGTTCCTGTACGTTGACAAAACCTGTTTCCTGAAGTTTTTTTAAAATTAGCTGATGTCTTTCGGTAATACTCTTCATTCCGGTTTGGGTATTTATAGGTTGCGTTAACCAAAAATAAGCAAAAACCGGAAGTTTTTTCAGTTTATAAGCTTATATATTTCAATGTATGTTTCGTTTTGTTTCGTTTTTTAGATTGTTATTTTTTCCTTTTTGTAGGTTAACATTGTTTATATGGTGTTTTTGGTATTTTTTGAAATAAATGAAGGTTCTTGTTGATTTTAATTTGTTTTGAAATGTTTTATTTTATAGATTTGAAATAGAAAGCGAAACAAATCGTTAGTTATCATAAGGAGGCCGTTACACATGAACACAAATAGAAAAGAACTCATAGGAAATATTGCTGATCCGGAAAAGATTTGGGATGTCATTGTAGTTGGTGGTGGAGCAACAGGGTTAGGTGCTGCACTTGATGCAGCCAGCCGTGGTTATCAAACCTTATTATTAGAACAAGCTGACTTTGCTAAAGGAACATCCAGCCGGAGTACCAAACTAGTTCATGGAGGCGTGCGTTATTTAGCGCAGGGCGATATCGGACTGGTTAGAGAAGCCTTATACGAGCGTGGTTTGCTGTTGAAAAATGCGGCCCACTTAGTGAAAAATGAATCTTTCATTATTCCTAATTATGAATGGTGGGGCGGTGCTTTTTATACGATAGGATTGACATTATATGATTTGCTTGCTGGTAAACTTGGCTTCGGCCGTGCCAGACATATCTCTAAAAAAGAGGTCATCAGCAAACTTTCTACTATACAACCCGAACATTTATATGGAGGAGTAGTTTACCATGACGGGCAGTTTGATGATTCCCGCCTGGCCGTTAACCTTGCACAGACCAGTCTGGAACAAGGGGCTACGGTTTTAAATTATATCCGGGTAACAAGTTTAATTAAAGACACGCAGGATAAAGTAGCTGGCGTTGCAGCCACTGATGTAGAATCGGGTATTACTTATCAGCTGAAAGGTAAAACGGTCATTAATGCAACCGGCGTATTTGTAGATGACCTTTTACAAATGGATAAACCAGGTAAAAAACCACTGGTCAGATCAAGCCAGGGTGTCCATTTGGTAATTGAGCGTTCATTTATGCCCGGTGAAGATGCCATCATGATTCCTAAAACGGATGATGGCAGGGTTTTATTTGTTGTGCCATGGCATGATAAACTTGTCGTTGGAACTACCGATACTCCATTAGATCAGCATAGCCTGGAACCAGTAGCGTTAGCAGAAGAAATTGAATTCATTATGCGTACAGCAGCAAAATACCTGGTTAAAGCACCAACCCGTAAGGATGTGCTGAGCGTATTTGCAGGCCTGCGTCCTTTGGCTGCGCCTGAAGATGGTTCTTCTAAAACAAAAGAAATTTCAAGAAGTCATAAACTGATTGTCACTACATCCGGACTGATCACGATCACCGGTGGTAAATGGACAACTTACCGCAGAATGGGTGAGGATACCATTAATAAAGCGATAGAAGTTGGTAAATTACCAGCGCGTGCTACAAAAACAAAAGAACTATCTATTCACGGTAGCAAAGCAGATGTAAACCGCAACGATCACCTGTATGTTTATGGAAGTGATGAAGCAGCTGTATTAGCTTTGGGAAATGAAAATCCAGCCTGGAAAGAAAAACTGCATGCGCGTTTACCTTATCTTAAAGCCGAAGTAATCTGGGGTGTCAGATATGAAATGGCCCGTACTGTAGAGGATATTTTAGCCAGAAGAGTGAGAGCGTTATTCTTGGATGCACGTGCTGCGATTGATATGGCTCCTGCTGTAGCCAAACTGGTAGCGACAGAACTTCAATATGATGAAACCTGGGAAAACGAGCAGGTCAAAACCTTTAGAAAACTAGCTCAATCTTATTTATTAGAACCTTATACGCCTGAATAGAAAATATTCAGCGTCAATTAAACCAATATAAATCAATAAAGTTATGGAAGATTACATTTTGGCTCTGGACCAGGGCACAACGAGCTCGCGTGCGATTATTTTTGATCATAAAGGACAAATTAAATCAACGGCACAGAAGGAATTTACCCAGATTTTTCCACAATCAGGATGGGTAGAACATGACCCGAATGAAATTTGGTCTACCCAGGCCAGTGTAGCGGCAGAAGCCACAGTGAAAATGGGGATCAATGGTTCTAATATTAAAGCAATTGGGATTACTAACCAACGTGAAACGACCATTGTATGGGACCGTGAAACTGGTGAACCTGTTTACAATGCGATTGTATGGCAAGACAGACGTACTGCAGAATTCTGTGATCAGCTTAAAAAAGAGGGTAAAACTGATATGGTCCGCGCTAAAACGGGATTGGTAATTGACTCTTATTTTTCAGGTACTAAAATAAAATGGATTCTTGATCACGTAGAAGGTGCCCGGGACAGGGCAAATAAAGGAGAACTGGCATTTGGAACGGTAGATAGCTGGCTGGTCTGGAAATTTACAAGGGGTCATGTACATGTGACCGATATTACCAATGCAAGCCGTACCATGTTGTTTAACATCCGTACGCAGCAATGGGATGATGAATTGCTCGAAATGCTGGATATTCCTAAAAGCATGCTTCCTGAAGTCAAACAATCCAGTGAAATCTACGGAGAAACGACTACAACTATTTTCGCTTCAAAAATACCGATCGCCGGAATTGCAGGAGATCAGCACGCTGCGCTTTTCGGACAGATGTGTATTGAAAAAGCCATGGTTAAAAACACTTATGGAACCGGCTGTTTTATGCTGATGAACATTGGCGATGAATTCATAGAATCCAAAAATAACTTATTGACTACCGTAGCGTGGAAAATTAACGGTAAAATACAATATGCCTTTGAAGGAAGTATTTTTATCGGAGGAGCGGTTGTACAATGGCTTCGTGACGGTTTAGGTGTGATTCAAAAATCTGCTGATGTAGAAAATCTGGCTGCGAGTGTTAAAGACACACAGGGAGTTTATTTTGTACCTGCTTTTGCTGGTTTAGGCGCGCCATACTGGAAACCTGATGCAAGAGGTACAATTGTGGGATTGAGCAGAGGCAGTACCTCTGCACATATTGCACTTGCTGCATTAGAATCAATAGCATACCAGACCAGGGATGTTTTAAAAGCAATGGAAGCGGATGCAGGAATGGAGATTAAAGAACTCAGAGTAGATGGCGGGGCAACGGCGAACGATCTGCTGATGCAATTTCAATCTGACTTGCTGAACTGTAAAGTGATCCGTCCGAATGTCGTAGAAACTACAGCTTTGGGAGCTGCTTATTTAGCAGGATTAGCAGTTGGTTTCTGGGATAGCGTAGAAGAGATTCAGCAGTTATGGAAATCTGAAAAAGAGTTTGTACCTACAGGAGATCAAACGGTGATCAAAAAGGGAATTAAGGATTGGAAGAGAGCAATTCATGCCGCACAAAGCTGGAATGAAGAGTTACCTGATACAGATTCAAACTAATTATTCATCCTTAATTTTACCAGAATGACACCATTCATAGCAGAACTAATAGGTACGATGTTACTTATACTTTTAGGCGATGGCGTAGTAGCCAACGTCGTATTAAATGATACTAAAGGAAATAATAGCGGGTGGATGGTCATTACCACTGCCTGGGGACTGGCAGTTTTTGTAGGGGTAACGGTTGCAGGCCCTTACAGTGGCGCGCATTTAAATCCTGCGGTCACTATCGGTCTTGCGATAGCCGGAAAATTTGCCTGGGCAAGTGTGCTCCCTTATATAGCCGCGCAGTTGATAGGAGCGGGAATGGGTGCATTCCTGGTTTGGGTCATGTATAAAGACCATTTTAACAAGAACAATGATCCGGCAGCTATGCTGGCCTGTTTTTGTACCGGCCCGGCTATCCGTAATTATACCTCCAATATAACCAGTGAAATTATCGGTGCATTCGTATTGGTATTTACGGTTTTCTATATCACCGGAGCCGAAATTACGCCAACTAAAATACCTGTTGGTTTAGGCTCTGTCGGAGCTGTTCCTGTTGCCTTTTTGGTTTGGGTAATCGGTCTTTCACTGGGAGGAACCACCGGGTATGCCATTAATCCGGCACGTGATTTCGCCCCGCGGATTATTCATGCTTTAGTACCTATTAAAGGGAAGGGCACTAGTGACTGGACTTATGCCTGGATTCCTATTCTCGGTCCGATTGTGGGGGCAGCGATAGCAGCTTTTCTTTATTTACAGCTTCACTAATCAGCAGTTAAACAAAACAGAACTTCTTAAACAGATTTTATGAAAACGATTTATAAAGGTAGCCTTGGGGCTATACTAGGGCTATGCCTTTGCCTTTCTGCAGAGGCTCAGGATCTGACAACGCCTAAAACTGATACCGTCACAGTAAAAAAATATAAACCCTTTAACGTGAATCTGCAAGTACGTAATTTATACTTGTGGCGTGGATTTAAGGTGTCAAACAGTCCGATCACTGATGTGGATATGCATTATACGACAAAGGATGGCAGTTTCTCTGCTGGTTTTTGGGGTGGTGCAGGTTTCAATGGGGAATACAAGGAATTTGATTATTATGTGAGTTATGTTAAAAAGGGTTTTAACTTCTCGGTATGGGATATCAACAACGTTACTGATTTCCCTGACGCTAACCTGTTCGATTATAAAAGGGCTACTACGTCTCACTTTATTGACGTAACTGCCGGATATCAATTTGGAGACGCTTTCCCAATCAGTATAAATTGGAGTACAATTGTACAAGGAAGAGATACACATGTGAAGAGCAATGGGGATCTGGCTAATAATTATTCCAATTATGTGGTACTGGATTACAGAGTCTGGAAAGATGAAACGACAAATGTCCATCTTTTTGCGGGTGGTGGATTTGCATTTGGAAGAGACGAGAACTTTTATGGTTCTAAACCTAATGTTGTCAATGCCGGAGTTACCTTAAATAAAGACCTGGTAGTTTTCAGTCACCATATGCCAATTGCAGCAACAGCAATGTTTAGCCCGGAGCATAAATACGGAGCGATCCAGTTAATTGTCAATGCGTTTTAATATAAAATTTCATTTCTCCTGTAAACACAAAAAACCAGCCGGCAGGCTGGTTTTTTTGTAGTGTAAAATATATACATTACTGTTGTGTGTGTTCCATAGGTAGATGATTCACAATTCAATATTAAGCTTCTCAACTGACTTATCATTTCATTATTACGCCAACGGCCGTTTCCCCTACGTGAATCTGCTAATTAATTGATATTTATGCTGATAAATCGATAGTTTTAAGCTCAAAGTGGTAACATTCGTGGGTTTTGTTACAAGAATTATTTGGAAGATTGAAGTTTTATCGTGGTAAAGTCAGTAAAACTTCCAGATACAAAAAAGGCTGACCATGTGATTACAAGATCAGCCTTTTTATTCTTTTTATGTGTCCCTGAAGGGATTCGAACCCCCATCGTTGGTACCGGAAACCAAAATTCTATCCATTGAACTACAAGGACATTTCGGCAAATATATCAATTTGATTCATTTATTATGAATTCTCCTGAAAAATAGATGCTCAATTTGTTTAAATCGCACGAAATAAATTATTAGCGGTATCAAAAACAACATTTGAAATATCAGTTTCTACATTTTCTGACCGGCTCCCAAAATTAACTTTACATCAATAGCTTATTATTCATCTTAATAATTCAGAAATTGAAAGTAAAAAATGTACTTGCTTATTTCAGGCAAAGGTTTCCCCCGGTAAATATGGTATTGTTTGCTATTCTATTTATAAACGTATACTCCATAGCCTCCTATTTTTCTTCTCAGCCCATAAATTTCAGTGTTAAAATAGGTCTGGGTATCATCGCTTTTATTTCTTTCTTTTTCAGGCTGCGGGTATTCGATGAGGTTAAAGACTATAAGATTGATCAGCTCAATCATCCTGACAGGGTATTGCAATCCGGCCGTGTCACTTTAAACCAGTTATTTCTGCTCTCTGCCATACTCACGGTATCAGAACTGGTCTGGAGCTATTGGAGTGGCCCTTTAACCTTAATCTGCTGGTTCGTTGCTGTAGGTTATAGCTTATTCATGCGCTATGAGTTTTTCATTGGTTCTTTTTTGAGCAGGCGGCTGTTGTTATATGCCTGTACCCATATGGTAATTATGCCATTTGTGATGGTTTGGGTATGGTCTGCATTTAATCCTGATCTGCATCATCCGGCATTGTATCTATTAGCTGGTATAAGTTTGCTGTGTGGCTTTAGTTTTGAACTTGCCCGTAAAATCCATTCGCCGGCAGCAGAAAGAGAGACCGTAGATTCTTATTCCAAGTCTCTGGGTTATGTAACTTCCATAGTTTGCGTTTTGCTGGTTTTACTGATTGGCGTAGTGGTACAATGCCGTATATTATACACTATACAATCAAATTTATGGACTTACATCACCATTTGCTTACTCTATGTGGCGATAGGCTTCCTCTTCCTTAAAGTTGTTAAACGGCCGGACGAAAAGCAACTTCGTCTGGCTGAACTACTGGTCTCTTTATTTATGGTGATCAGTTATATCTCTGTAATCATTGAAATACATCTCAAATCATGATCATCTACCCTGTTAAAAATGTGCCCGGATATACGATCGGAGGTAAGGCAAAAGGATTGCTGAAATTATTGGAAGCTCAGGTTACTGTACCCGATTTTTTAGTACTCCCTGCAGAGAACTTTGATACAATTGTTAAAGCAAAGGATGCCACCACAGTATCCATATCAGATCAGCTGCTGCGTTTTAGATTCAGCAAAGCTGAGGAAGAAAAATTACGTCAGATTTTATCCGGATGGGATTTTCCGAACCGAAGCGTAATTGTCCGTTCTTCAATTGCCGATGAAGATGGAACACATGATGCGTTTGCTGGTATCATGAGCTCTTATATGAACTTAAGAAATTATGAAGATATCATTGAAGCTGTAGGAAAATGCGCCGCCAGTGCGTATTCTGCTGAAGCTGTAGCTTACAGGCAATACAAACAATTATCAACTGTAGCAAGACCAGCTGTAATCTTGCAGCAGCAGATCAATGCAGAGGTCAGTGGGGTAGTTTTTTCAACCTATCCCCAGTATCCACAGGAAATGGCTGTCCATGCGGTATGGGGGTTGGGAGAAGGCCTGGTTAACGGAGAACTCGACCCTGATGAATTTTATCTTTCCAAAAAAGACGGGACAGTAGTTCATCAAAAGATAGCACTGAAAGATAAGCACTATCAAATGTATGAAGAAAAGGGTATTCAGCTGCTGGATGTGGAAGAGGATAAGCAACAAATACACAGCCTGACCGAAGAACAACTGCGTGAAATATTTACGATTTCAACCCGTCTGGAAAAAAGAAACGGCCATCCGCAGGATATAGAATACGTGATCTCCAGGAATAAACTCTACTTCGTTCAATCCCGTCATATTACCCAGAAAATACCAGATGTGATTGTCTATGACAACTCAAATATCCAGGAAAGCTATTGTGGGGTAACTACACCTTTAACTTTCAGCTTTGCCCGGCATGCTTATGCAACGGTTTATTTCCAGACGATTATTCTGCTGGCTATTCCTGAGCAGGTCATTACCACCTATACCCCTGTTGTCAACAACCTGCTTGGACTGGTTCAGGGCAGAATTTATTACAATATCAATAACTGGTACCGTTGTTTGCAGCTATTTCCTTCTTTTAAACAAAATAAAGAGGATATGGAGCGGATGATGGGCCTGGAAGAGCCTGTTGACTTTATCACCGATACAGAGAAGTCTTTCACTGAAAAGCTCAGCATGATCTTTCCAACCTTTTTTAATTTATTAAGGTTGTTTTCTGCATTTAGAAAACTGGAGAAAAGTGTGGCTGAATTTCATAGCCATATTACCAAACATTATGAGCGGTTTTATAAATTGCAGAATGCATTTGCTGATCCTTTACAATTGCTGGAACAAAAATATCTGCTGGATAAAGAGCTGATGGGCAAGTGGACTACCCCGATTATCAATGATCTGTATGTGATGATGATGAACGGGAAAGTAAGGCGTAAATTACTTAAAGCTGGTATTCTGGATACCGATGAATTTCTAAGCAGATATTTAGCAGGCAATCAGGAAATTGAAAGTGCCCAGCCAGCCATATTGATGCAAAAAATTTCTTTGAAAGCGATAGAGCAGGAGGCACTGAAAGCGCTGATTATTCTTTTGCCGGATGATGTCCACACGCAAATTAAAGCTCAGTTTCCTGCATTTTACAAAGAGGTGGAAGGTTTTATCCATGTTTATGGTGACCGTACCGTGGGAGAGTTAAAACTGGAAACGATTACCATGCGTTTGTCACCTAAAATCTTTTACAGTTACCTGCGCAATTACCTCACTACAGCTAACTCCTTTCAGACTTCAGCTTTGTCTCATTTACATGAATCGGCAGTCAAGGATCTGGAAGAAAAACTAAAAGATCATGCTGTATTTTTTAAAAAGACAGTTTACAAAAGTCTGGGTAAATTACAAAAGTCAATTCAATATCGTGAAGCCTTGCGTTTAGAAAGGACAAGGCTGTTCGGGATGTACCGTACTTTATACCTGGCTGCAGGTGAATTACTTAAGAATAAAAAAGTATTGACAGAAGCACGTAATATCTTTTATCTGACCCAGGATGAGATTGAAATACTATTACTGGATAAACCAGGATTTGAAATTGCTGGTGTGATAGCAGAGCGGATAGCCACATTTGAACACTATAAAAAAGAAGAAGTTGCCGCTCAGGTAACGATCCCGCCTCTGCGTAGTACTAAACCAGAACTGGCAGATGAAGATCCTTCCGTTTTACAGGGTACAGGCTGCGTTCCAGGTCAGCTTACTGCAGAAATCATTGTCATAGAAGGGCCGGATAGTGATTTGAATGTGAGTGGTAAGATTGTTTGTGCTTTGCGTACAGATCCTGGCTGGGTGGCACTTTTCCCGACTTGTAAAGGCGTGCTGATTGAAAAGGGATCTGCATTATCCCACTCCGTTATTCTGCTCAGAGAATTTGGAATCCCGGCGATTATCAATATTCCGGGGCTGACCAAAAAATTAAGCAGCGGACAACAAATCAGTATGGATGGTTCAACCGGAGAAATTAAATTACTGTAAAATGGGCTTAGTCGAACGTATAGTCTACAAGGGCCCAATTCCTGATAGCTTTTTCACGATACCAGTAAAGATTTATGATCAATTAACTATCAAACTAACAGAAGACAAGGCAATGATTGCTGCCCTGTTCAAATTAGAAGCGGAAAAAAACGAGATTATTATCTATACAGACCATCAGTATATCAGGCTGGTAGGCATATTCCCGCACAACGAAGGTGCTGCTTATTTTGGGTTCTGGGAATCTGCTGATGAGCTGGCACTTCATATCGAAGCATTCGGGCTGCTGGAAAGCGATGCCAGTGCAAGGAAGCTG from Pedobacter sp. WC2423 carries:
- a CDS encoding TspO/MBR family protein, translated to MTSTENRFKFVPFLVNILIPLAFGAIGGYITQKTIKTWYPFLEKPAFNPPDWLFGPVWSLLFILIGVSAYLVWNKRAQIIHLPRTIAFYFIQLILNLCWSYLFFYHQLIGAALIELFFLLAAILVNGLVFYKIDKTAGLLYIPYFLWVSFATLLTYNIYVLN
- a CDS encoding acyl-CoA thioesterase → MTAYKPVASSQVTLTELMIPSYSNFGGKIHGGIILGLMDKVAYVCAAKHADGYCITASIDVVDFLAPVEVGEIVSLMASVNYVGSSSMIIGIRVVSENLKTHVIKHTNTSYFTMVAIGEDNKPKQVPALLLKNREDIRRFFQAKNRKELKNTYKKDEAMLKQTAYEHHSFMDALSRERCKVELD
- a CDS encoding DeoR/GlpR family DNA-binding transcription regulator; translation: MKSITERHQLILKKLQETGFVNVQELSTQMRVSDVTIRKDLKLLEDKKLLFRTHGGGSKTNPYTNDKPVAEKEQIHADKKKQIAKAAADMIGHNDSIIIASGTSMLALARAIHPEKHLTVVTSALNVALELSHHLHVEVLQLGGQLRQNSSSVMGPYAEQILEDVSCSILFLGVDGIDIETGLTTTSLMEARLNQKMMNAAQITVVLADSSKMGKRGLGKICSLDQIQHVITDDGISPALVKLMENKGISVTVVRD
- a CDS encoding glycerol-3-phosphate dehydrogenase/oxidase codes for the protein MNTNRKELIGNIADPEKIWDVIVVGGGATGLGAALDAASRGYQTLLLEQADFAKGTSSRSTKLVHGGVRYLAQGDIGLVREALYERGLLLKNAAHLVKNESFIIPNYEWWGGAFYTIGLTLYDLLAGKLGFGRARHISKKEVISKLSTIQPEHLYGGVVYHDGQFDDSRLAVNLAQTSLEQGATVLNYIRVTSLIKDTQDKVAGVAATDVESGITYQLKGKTVINATGVFVDDLLQMDKPGKKPLVRSSQGVHLVIERSFMPGEDAIMIPKTDDGRVLFVVPWHDKLVVGTTDTPLDQHSLEPVALAEEIEFIMRTAAKYLVKAPTRKDVLSVFAGLRPLAAPEDGSSKTKEISRSHKLIVTTSGLITITGGKWTTYRRMGEDTINKAIEVGKLPARATKTKELSIHGSKADVNRNDHLYVYGSDEAAVLALGNENPAWKEKLHARLPYLKAEVIWGVRYEMARTVEDILARRVRALFLDARAAIDMAPAVAKLVATELQYDETWENEQVKTFRKLAQSYLLEPYTPE
- the glpK gene encoding glycerol kinase GlpK, yielding MEDYILALDQGTTSSRAIIFDHKGQIKSTAQKEFTQIFPQSGWVEHDPNEIWSTQASVAAEATVKMGINGSNIKAIGITNQRETTIVWDRETGEPVYNAIVWQDRRTAEFCDQLKKEGKTDMVRAKTGLVIDSYFSGTKIKWILDHVEGARDRANKGELAFGTVDSWLVWKFTRGHVHVTDITNASRTMLFNIRTQQWDDELLEMLDIPKSMLPEVKQSSEIYGETTTTIFASKIPIAGIAGDQHAALFGQMCIEKAMVKNTYGTGCFMLMNIGDEFIESKNNLLTTVAWKINGKIQYAFEGSIFIGGAVVQWLRDGLGVIQKSADVENLAASVKDTQGVYFVPAFAGLGAPYWKPDARGTIVGLSRGSTSAHIALAALESIAYQTRDVLKAMEADAGMEIKELRVDGGATANDLLMQFQSDLLNCKVIRPNVVETTALGAAYLAGLAVGFWDSVEEIQQLWKSEKEFVPTGDQTVIKKGIKDWKRAIHAAQSWNEELPDTDSN
- a CDS encoding MIP/aquaporin family protein yields the protein MTPFIAELIGTMLLILLGDGVVANVVLNDTKGNNSGWMVITTAWGLAVFVGVTVAGPYSGAHLNPAVTIGLAIAGKFAWASVLPYIAAQLIGAGMGAFLVWVMYKDHFNKNNDPAAMLACFCTGPAIRNYTSNITSEIIGAFVLVFTVFYITGAEITPTKIPVGLGSVGAVPVAFLVWVIGLSLGGTTGYAINPARDFAPRIIHALVPIKGKGTSDWTYAWIPILGPIVGAAIAAFLYLQLH
- a CDS encoding UbiA family prenyltransferase, coding for MKVKNVLAYFRQRFPPVNMVLFAILFINVYSIASYFSSQPINFSVKIGLGIIAFISFFFRLRVFDEVKDYKIDQLNHPDRVLQSGRVTLNQLFLLSAILTVSELVWSYWSGPLTLICWFVAVGYSLFMRYEFFIGSFLSRRLLLYACTHMVIMPFVMVWVWSAFNPDLHHPALYLLAGISLLCGFSFELARKIHSPAAERETVDSYSKSLGYVTSIVCVLLVLLIGVVVQCRILYTIQSNLWTYITICLLYVAIGFLFLKVVKRPDEKQLRLAELLVSLFMVISYISVIIEIHLKS
- a CDS encoding PEP/pyruvate-binding domain-containing protein translates to MIIYPVKNVPGYTIGGKAKGLLKLLEAQVTVPDFLVLPAENFDTIVKAKDATTVSISDQLLRFRFSKAEEEKLRQILSGWDFPNRSVIVRSSIADEDGTHDAFAGIMSSYMNLRNYEDIIEAVGKCAASAYSAEAVAYRQYKQLSTVARPAVILQQQINAEVSGVVFSTYPQYPQEMAVHAVWGLGEGLVNGELDPDEFYLSKKDGTVVHQKIALKDKHYQMYEEKGIQLLDVEEDKQQIHSLTEEQLREIFTISTRLEKRNGHPQDIEYVISRNKLYFVQSRHITQKIPDVIVYDNSNIQESYCGVTTPLTFSFARHAYATVYFQTIILLAIPEQVITTYTPVVNNLLGLVQGRIYYNINNWYRCLQLFPSFKQNKEDMERMMGLEEPVDFITDTEKSFTEKLSMIFPTFFNLLRLFSAFRKLEKSVAEFHSHITKHYERFYKLQNAFADPLQLLEQKYLLDKELMGKWTTPIINDLYVMMMNGKVRRKLLKAGILDTDEFLSRYLAGNQEIESAQPAILMQKISLKAIEQEALKALIILLPDDVHTQIKAQFPAFYKEVEGFIHVYGDRTVGELKLETITMRLSPKIFYSYLRNYLTTANSFQTSALSHLHESAVKDLEEKLKDHAVFFKKTVYKSLGKLQKSIQYREALRLERTRLFGMYRTLYLAAGELLKNKKVLTEARNIFYLTQDEIEILLLDKPGFEIAGVIAERIATFEHYKKEEVAAQVTIPPLRSTKPELADEDPSVLQGTGCVPGQLTAEIIVIEGPDSDLNVSGKIVCALRTDPGWVALFPTCKGVLIEKGSALSHSVILLREFGIPAIINIPGLTKKLSSGQQISMDGSTGEIKLL